A region of Micromonospora sp. WMMD882 DNA encodes the following proteins:
- a CDS encoding DHA2 family efflux MFS transporter permease subunit, with translation MSPRRGLAATIVASSVPMFLVALNNLVVTNALPEIGKDLGASLNELQWVVNAYVLAFAGLQLTAAALGDRLGRRRVFVGGIVVFVAASAACALAGTTELLIAARVVQGIGAAAVFPLSLTLLAAGVPQRRRNLAVGLWGAVSGTAVAVGPLVGGAVTEGLNWQWIFWVNVPIGLAAIGLVYWALAEGRGNGKGLDVLGMLLGGGAVTVAVWAIVEAEGRGWGSPEILGAFGGAALLAVLFVVWERRTRDPLLPLTFYRSRPFVLSNLVSLAMYFGVFGSIFLLVQYLQGPLGYSPLEAGVRTLPWTLMPMFLAPVAGILTSRIGGGPLMALGLALQAGALFWIGALAEPGREYTALIPAMIVAGTGMGLTFAPNSATVLAAVREHEHGKASGANSTVREIGGALGIAVLATVFQQSGGVVGPDPTAGPQAFFDGLVPALYVGAAVVAVGALAGALIRRQKPASGPTATPADAPVSPAVTGTTGSPSSGGSGPLADSGPRETDWARV, from the coding sequence ATGAGTCCACGCCGTGGTCTCGCGGCCACCATCGTGGCCAGTTCCGTCCCGATGTTCCTGGTGGCGCTGAACAACCTGGTGGTCACCAACGCGCTGCCCGAGATCGGCAAGGACCTCGGCGCGAGCCTGAACGAGCTCCAGTGGGTGGTCAACGCGTACGTGCTGGCCTTCGCCGGCCTGCAGTTGACCGCGGCGGCGCTCGGCGACCGGCTCGGCCGACGCCGGGTCTTCGTCGGGGGCATCGTGGTCTTCGTGGCGGCGTCGGCCGCCTGCGCCCTGGCCGGGACGACCGAGCTGCTGATCGCCGCCCGGGTGGTACAGGGCATCGGCGCGGCGGCGGTCTTCCCGCTGTCGTTGACCCTGCTCGCCGCCGGGGTGCCGCAGCGCCGACGCAACCTGGCGGTCGGGCTCTGGGGCGCGGTCTCCGGCACCGCCGTGGCGGTCGGCCCGCTGGTCGGCGGCGCGGTCACCGAGGGGCTCAACTGGCAGTGGATCTTCTGGGTGAACGTGCCGATCGGGCTGGCCGCGATCGGTCTGGTCTACTGGGCGCTCGCCGAGGGCCGGGGCAACGGCAAGGGCCTGGACGTGCTCGGCATGCTGCTCGGTGGCGGCGCGGTGACCGTCGCGGTCTGGGCGATCGTCGAGGCCGAGGGGCGGGGCTGGGGCAGCCCGGAGATCCTGGGCGCGTTCGGCGGCGCCGCGCTGCTGGCCGTCCTCTTCGTGGTCTGGGAGCGGCGTACCCGGGACCCGCTGCTGCCGTTGACCTTCTACCGCAGCCGGCCGTTCGTGCTGAGCAACCTGGTGTCGCTGGCGATGTACTTCGGCGTCTTCGGCTCGATCTTCCTGCTGGTGCAGTACCTCCAGGGCCCGCTCGGCTACTCGCCCCTGGAGGCGGGCGTACGGACCCTGCCGTGGACCCTGATGCCGATGTTCCTCGCCCCGGTGGCGGGCATCCTGACCAGCCGGATCGGCGGCGGCCCGCTGATGGCCCTCGGGCTCGCCCTGCAGGCCGGCGCGCTCTTCTGGATCGGCGCGCTGGCCGAGCCGGGCCGCGAGTACACCGCGCTGATCCCGGCCATGATCGTCGCCGGTACCGGCATGGGGCTCACCTTCGCCCCCAACTCGGCGACGGTGCTGGCCGCGGTCCGCGAGCACGAGCACGGCAAGGCCTCCGGCGCGAACAGCACGGTCCGGGAGATCGGTGGCGCGCTCGGCATCGCCGTCCTGGCCACGGTCTTCCAGCAGTCCGGCGGCGTGGTCGGCCCGGACCCGACGGCCGGTCCGCAGGCGTTCTTCGACGGTCTTGTCCCGGCGCTCTACGTCGGCGCCGCGGTGGTGGCCGTGGGCGCCCTGGCCGGCGCGCTGATCCGCCGGCAGAAGCCGGCGTCCGGGCCGACCGCGACCCCGGCCGACGCCCCGGTCTCGCCGGCGGTCACCGGGACGACCGGTTCGCCGTCGAGCGGCGGGAGCGGCCCGCTGGCCGACTCCGGCCCACGGGAGACCGACTGGGCCCGGGTGTGA
- a CDS encoding DNA-formamidopyrimidine glycosylase family protein — protein sequence MPELPEVEALADHLRRRAVGRRVERLEIAAISALKTYDPPAGAVAGRTVTGAGRHGKFLDVTFDDELRLVTHLARAGWLHYRESFPSATPLRPGKGPIAVRVRLDDGSGFDLTEAGTQKSLAAYLVTDVGQVPGVARLGPDALTADLATFAERLRSRRGQVKGVLTDQQILAGVGNAYSDEILHAARLSPFALTDKLTDAQLAALHEATGRVLGDAVARSVGQRAAELKAEKRSGLAVHARTGLPCPVCGDTVREVSFADSSLQYCPGCQTGGRPLADRRLSRIVR from the coding sequence GTGCCTGAGCTGCCCGAGGTGGAAGCGCTCGCCGATCACCTGCGCCGACGTGCCGTCGGGCGGCGGGTCGAGCGGCTGGAGATCGCCGCGATCAGCGCCCTGAAGACGTACGACCCGCCGGCGGGCGCGGTGGCCGGGCGGACGGTGACCGGCGCCGGCCGGCACGGCAAGTTCCTGGACGTGACGTTCGACGACGAGCTGCGGCTGGTGACGCACCTGGCCCGGGCCGGCTGGCTGCACTACCGGGAGTCGTTCCCGTCGGCGACCCCGCTGCGCCCCGGCAAGGGGCCGATCGCGGTACGGGTCCGCCTCGACGACGGCTCCGGCTTCGACCTGACCGAGGCGGGCACCCAGAAGAGCCTGGCCGCGTACCTGGTGACCGACGTGGGGCAGGTGCCCGGGGTGGCCCGGCTCGGCCCGGACGCGCTCACCGCCGACCTGGCGACCTTCGCCGAGCGGCTGCGCAGCCGGCGGGGCCAGGTCAAGGGGGTGCTGACCGACCAGCAGATCCTGGCCGGCGTCGGCAACGCGTACTCGGACGAGATCCTGCACGCGGCGAGGCTGTCGCCGTTCGCGCTCACCGACAAGCTGACCGACGCGCAGCTCGCGGCCCTGCACGAGGCGACCGGGCGGGTGCTGGGTGACGCGGTGGCCCGGTCGGTGGGCCAGCGGGCGGCGGAGCTGAAGGCGGAGAAGCGGTCGGGACTGGCGGTGCACGCCCGGACCGGGCTGCCCTGTCCGGTATGCGGCGACACGGTACGGGAGGTGTCGTTCGCCGACTCCAGCCTCCAGTACTGCCCCGGCTGCCAGACCGGTGGTCGGCCACTGGCCGATCGGCGGCTGTCGAGGATCGTCCGGTGA
- a CDS encoding acyl-CoA dehydrogenase family protein: MTVKHQIALAEELERYLGDPHDPSSPMSFATVLGYDEREEFPHELVGLLQRWRLHEYCLPAAFGGRAGDVEVGFNLLRLVARRDPTSATALMLTDLAFMPAWIAGTDEQKRYFVDAINHGTRMAWGLSEREHGSDVLSNEMRAERVEGGYLLTGEKWLIGNATIADAVSVQARTDERGGPGGWSIFSVEKRKAPAGAVVELPNERLHGLRALDMSGIRLERLFVPDSARLGAEGQGLEIALKSAQVARTTISGMALGAVDTALRVTLDFVTERVIFGQKVVDVPYTRRQLAECFADLIVAECVSTGAVRGLQANPGQTSVFSSAVKYFVPTLLERTMSQLSVVLGARLYLRSHPHYGIYQKMLRDVLVAIFADGNTVVNLKNIALQLEGLLRTARGPVSAEAAARIEAQYDLDATLPEWRPEDQQLFSRGGDDTVLLLPDSVRLLREQAGAHSDQRQREWLLRAADVAETLYGQLERIDAETQALRAGHGRGFAGTAELFRLAEQYCAIHAAAATVHLFTRSARALAEPFPDGALLLMSLERSWRQFDPARPVTDVGVVDRVVEILRGLHDERRLFSVWQFQLSASGERR; the protein is encoded by the coding sequence GTGACCGTCAAGCACCAGATCGCGCTGGCCGAGGAGCTGGAGCGCTACCTGGGTGACCCGCACGACCCGTCGAGCCCGATGTCCTTCGCGACGGTGCTGGGCTACGACGAGCGCGAGGAGTTCCCGCACGAGCTGGTGGGCCTGCTGCAACGCTGGCGACTGCACGAGTACTGCCTGCCGGCGGCCTTCGGCGGGCGGGCCGGCGACGTGGAGGTCGGCTTCAACCTGCTGCGGCTGGTGGCCCGCCGGGACCCCACGTCGGCGACCGCGCTGATGCTCACCGACCTGGCGTTCATGCCGGCCTGGATCGCCGGCACCGACGAGCAGAAGCGGTACTTCGTCGACGCCATCAACCACGGCACCCGGATGGCGTGGGGGCTCTCCGAGCGGGAGCACGGCAGCGACGTGCTCAGCAACGAGATGCGCGCCGAACGCGTCGAGGGCGGCTACCTGCTCACCGGCGAGAAGTGGCTGATCGGCAACGCCACCATCGCCGACGCGGTGAGCGTGCAGGCGCGTACCGACGAGCGGGGCGGCCCGGGTGGCTGGTCCATCTTCTCGGTGGAGAAGCGCAAGGCCCCGGCCGGCGCGGTGGTGGAGCTGCCCAACGAGCGGCTGCACGGGCTGCGGGCCCTGGACATGAGCGGCATCCGGCTGGAGCGGCTGTTCGTCCCGGACTCGGCCCGCCTCGGCGCCGAGGGGCAGGGCCTGGAGATCGCGCTCAAGAGCGCGCAGGTGGCCCGGACGACGATCAGCGGCATGGCGCTGGGCGCGGTGGACACCGCCCTGCGGGTGACGCTGGACTTCGTCACCGAGCGGGTGATCTTCGGGCAGAAGGTCGTCGACGTGCCGTACACCCGGCGTCAGCTCGCCGAGTGTTTCGCGGACCTGATCGTGGCGGAGTGCGTCAGCACCGGGGCGGTGCGGGGGTTGCAGGCCAACCCGGGGCAGACCAGCGTCTTCTCGTCGGCCGTCAAGTACTTCGTGCCGACCCTGCTGGAGCGGACGATGTCCCAGCTCTCGGTGGTCCTCGGCGCGCGGCTCTACCTGCGCTCGCACCCGCACTACGGCATCTACCAGAAGATGCTGCGGGACGTGCTGGTGGCGATCTTCGCCGACGGCAACACGGTGGTGAACCTGAAGAACATCGCCCTGCAACTGGAGGGGCTGCTCAGGACGGCGCGCGGCCCGGTCTCCGCGGAGGCGGCGGCCCGGATCGAGGCGCAGTACGACCTGGACGCCACCCTGCCGGAGTGGCGGCCCGAGGACCAGCAGTTGTTCAGCCGGGGCGGCGACGACACCGTGCTGCTGCTGCCGGACTCGGTCCGGCTGCTGCGGGAGCAGGCCGGGGCGCACTCCGACCAGCGGCAGCGGGAGTGGCTGCTGCGGGCCGCCGACGTGGCCGAGACGCTGTACGGCCAACTGGAGCGCATCGACGCGGAGACGCAGGCGCTGCGCGCCGGGCACGGCCGGGGCTTCGCCGGCACCGCCGAGCTGTTCCGGCTGGCCGAGCAGTACTGCGCGATCCACGCCGCCGCCGCGACGGTGCACCTGTTCACCCGCTCGGCCCGGGCGCTGGCCGAGCCGTTCCCGGACGGCGCGCTGCTGCTGATGAGCCTGGAACGCTCGTGGCGGCAGTTCGACCCGGCCCGGCCGGTCACCGACGTCGGCGTGGTCGACCGGGTGGTGGAGATCCTGCGTGGGCTGCACGACGAGCGCCGGCTCTTCTCGGTCTGGCAGTTCCAGCTCAGCGCCTCCGGGGAGCGACGGTGA
- a CDS encoding DUF4188 domain-containing protein: MRARRRVDAFRRTVSGPPGTRASDAPAPGRHAADPDSDIALFLIGLRINRLRSLRGGLRVVTSMLRLLDDLHDDHDSGYRGHRILFGPTPREMTVLQYWASREQLLAFATDPGHRHRAAWREFERMVRSSAGGVGLWHEIYRVPRDGISSFYLDVPPLGLAAVTGLTPRGPGGRREPNWRAASHHALP, translated from the coding sequence GTGCGTGCCCGGCGGAGGGTGGACGCGTTCCGACGCACGGTCAGCGGTCCGCCGGGGACGCGGGCGTCGGACGCCCCGGCGCCCGGCCGCCACGCCGCGGACCCGGACTCCGACATCGCGTTGTTCCTGATCGGCCTGCGGATCAACCGGCTGCGTTCGCTGCGGGGCGGGCTGCGCGTCGTGACCTCGATGCTGCGCCTGCTGGACGATCTGCACGACGACCACGACTCCGGTTACCGGGGGCACCGGATCCTCTTCGGTCCGACCCCCCGGGAGATGACGGTCCTGCAGTACTGGGCCAGTCGGGAGCAACTGCTGGCCTTCGCCACCGACCCCGGGCACCGGCACCGGGCGGCCTGGCGGGAGTTCGAGCGGATGGTCCGCTCGTCGGCCGGTGGCGTCGGGTTGTGGCACGAGATCTACCGGGTGCCCCGGGACGGGATCTCCAGCTTCTACCTGGACGTCCCACCGCTCGGGCTGGCCGCCGTCACCGGCCTGACGCCCAGGGGCCCGGGTGGCCGGCGGGAGCCGAACTGGAGAGCAGCTTCCCACCACGCGCTACCCTGA
- a CDS encoding DUF1707 domain-containing protein — protein MTIDPGTRETPAVPGGAPRSTAGPDRRRVGRPERDRVIALLSEAVSADYLTFAEFEERSARAALARDRADLDALTHDLPPDLLHRIGRDERRARLTRAALLGVRVHVGVYLAASLFMVALWLIIAVSADAWYPWPIWPILGWGVGVLGHAVPVTLVARNRARNSLPG, from the coding sequence ATGACCATCGACCCCGGCACCCGGGAGACCCCGGCCGTGCCCGGCGGGGCGCCCCGGTCGACGGCCGGTCCCGACCGCCGCCGCGTCGGCCGACCCGAACGCGACCGCGTCATCGCCCTGCTCAGCGAGGCGGTCAGCGCCGACTACCTGACCTTCGCCGAGTTCGAGGAGCGCAGCGCGCGGGCCGCCCTGGCCCGGGACCGCGCCGACCTCGACGCCCTCACCCACGACCTGCCGCCGGACCTGCTGCACCGGATCGGCCGGGACGAGCGCCGGGCCCGACTGACCCGGGCCGCCCTGCTGGGGGTCCGCGTCCACGTCGGCGTCTACCTGGCCGCCTCGCTGTTCATGGTCGCCCTCTGGCTGATCATCGCGGTCAGCGCCGACGCCTGGTACCCGTGGCCGATCTGGCCGATCCTCGGCTGGGGCGTCGGCGTGCTCGGGCACGCCGTACCGGTGACCCTGGTGGCCCGCAACCGGGCCCGCAACAGCCTGCCCGGCTGA
- a CDS encoding glycosyltransferase — protein sequence MRIVVAHNRYRQAQPSGENTIVDAEIAQLTAAGVEVLPFLRSSDEIPAMSGAAKALLPISPIYAPRAQQDLGRLLTEHRPDVLHLHNPYPLLSPWVVRTAHRHGVPVVQTVHNYRQVCSSGVYFRDGAICQDCKGRTLGVPAIRNRCYRGSTVQSALMATTLAVHRPTWRSVDRFVALTSQIAAHLREYGIPADRIVVKPNGIPDPGRPAPLGEGFCYLGRLSPEKGLGLLLDAWRRHPDGALGPLRIAGDGELRHLAEAATAERADVTYLGSVDRDGVRAVMAASAVVIAASMWHDVLPTVVIEAMANGRPVLGTDLGGIPYLVGADDPAGAVGWVVPADPAAMAAALPVAAAGAAGLSAAARLRYEGAFHPDVVTKRLIDVYAGLRGGARPR from the coding sequence GTGAGAATCGTGGTGGCGCACAACAGGTACCGCCAGGCCCAGCCGTCCGGCGAGAACACCATCGTCGACGCGGAGATCGCCCAGCTCACGGCGGCCGGCGTCGAGGTGCTGCCGTTCCTGCGCAGCTCCGACGAGATCCCCGCGATGTCCGGCGCGGCCAAGGCGCTGCTGCCGATCTCGCCGATCTACGCGCCGCGGGCGCAACAGGACCTCGGCCGGCTGCTCACCGAACACCGACCGGACGTGCTGCACCTGCACAACCCGTACCCGCTGCTCTCACCGTGGGTGGTGCGGACCGCGCACCGGCACGGCGTGCCGGTGGTGCAGACGGTGCACAACTACCGGCAGGTCTGTTCCTCCGGGGTGTACTTCCGGGACGGCGCGATCTGCCAGGACTGCAAGGGCCGGACGCTGGGCGTGCCGGCGATCCGCAACCGCTGCTACCGGGGCTCGACGGTGCAGAGCGCCCTGATGGCGACCACCCTGGCCGTGCACCGCCCCACCTGGCGGTCGGTGGACCGGTTCGTCGCGCTCACCTCGCAGATCGCCGCCCACCTGCGCGAGTACGGCATCCCGGCGGACCGGATCGTGGTCAAGCCGAACGGCATCCCCGACCCCGGCCGGCCCGCCCCGCTCGGCGAGGGCTTCTGCTATCTGGGTCGGCTCTCTCCGGAGAAGGGCCTCGGTCTGCTGCTCGACGCCTGGCGGCGGCACCCGGACGGCGCGCTCGGCCCACTGCGCATCGCCGGGGACGGCGAACTGCGGCACCTCGCCGAGGCGGCTACCGCCGAACGCGCCGACGTCACGTACCTCGGCTCGGTGGACCGGGACGGGGTGCGGGCGGTGATGGCGGCCAGCGCGGTGGTGATCGCCGCCTCGATGTGGCACGACGTGCTGCCGACCGTGGTGATCGAGGCGATGGCGAACGGGCGGCCGGTGCTCGGCACCGACCTGGGCGGCATCCCGTACCTGGTCGGCGCGGACGACCCGGCCGGCGCGGTGGGCTGGGTGGTGCCCGCCGACCCGGCCGCGATGGCCGCCGCCCTGCCGGTCGCGGCGGCCGGCGCGGCCGGGCTCTCCGCTGCGGCCCGGTTGCGCTACGAGGGCGCCTTCCACCCCGACGTGGTCACCAAACGCCTGATCGACGTGTACGCGGGCCTGCGGGGCGGGGCCCGCCCCAGGTAG
- a CDS encoding acyl-CoA dehydrogenase — MTGTLEAGPLTRFAVAADLDRSLGDPTDWRNPYGFDAAVARDEAAAFPEALAAAVGPALRRSYVPQTDGGTLGGADETLMTVRVAARRDLTVMPATMFSITAATCVLLAGDAGQRARVVELLGRGGAVGFALTEVEHGSDLLANGCRLEPDGSGGYRLWGDKWLVGLGDRAEALLVCARTGRRGPGAFTLVLLEGPVVAACRTGVRRSSGMRGIGLTGFDFAGVPVPAEALVGPVGRGLDVAMRAMQYVRVMSTGANLAAADSALRWASDFAATHRVADRPLADLTPTRRQLATAAATLLAMEAGALGAARALHLAPKAQGLWSSVVKQVCTDASADVFQRCGDLLGTHALLREGFAAAFDTFRRDNAVVRHIDTGPVANLRLVGTVLTQWALTGQPGSTLDTAALFDLSTPPPPVRLDALAVAGRDDPVTGGLPLVADRVRAELAAVGGPLADAAAQAVARLRTALAGELARVAGLLESHRGRTAPDLLEEAERFCFLHAAASCVHLWWANREQPLLGGRAGDPAWLAATVGVLLARAQGGVWRLPADLVEPTYRSLARLHADGRLLSVTALPLAEHDRADKRKGDLP, encoded by the coding sequence ATGACCGGCACCCTGGAGGCCGGGCCGCTGACCCGGTTCGCCGTCGCCGCCGACCTGGACCGGTCGCTCGGCGACCCCACCGACTGGCGCAACCCGTACGGCTTCGACGCGGCGGTGGCCCGGGACGAGGCGGCGGCCTTCCCGGAGGCGCTGGCCGCCGCCGTCGGCCCGGCGCTGCGCCGCTCCTACGTGCCGCAGACCGACGGGGGCACGCTGGGCGGCGCCGACGAGACCCTGATGACGGTACGGGTCGCCGCCCGGCGGGACCTGACGGTGATGCCGGCGACCATGTTCAGCATCACCGCCGCCACCTGCGTCCTGCTGGCCGGGGACGCCGGCCAGCGGGCCCGGGTGGTGGAGCTGCTCGGCCGGGGCGGCGCGGTCGGCTTCGCGCTGACCGAGGTGGAGCACGGCAGCGACCTGCTCGCCAACGGCTGCCGGCTGGAGCCGGACGGTTCCGGCGGCTACCGGCTGTGGGGCGACAAGTGGCTGGTCGGGCTCGGGGACCGGGCGGAGGCGCTGCTGGTCTGTGCCCGTACCGGGCGACGGGGTCCGGGCGCGTTCACGCTGGTGCTGCTGGAGGGGCCGGTGGTCGCGGCCTGCCGTACCGGGGTGCGCCGCAGCAGCGGGATGCGCGGGATCGGTCTGACCGGCTTCGACTTCGCCGGCGTCCCGGTCCCGGCGGAGGCCCTGGTGGGGCCGGTCGGGCGGGGTCTGGACGTGGCGATGCGGGCGATGCAGTACGTCCGGGTGATGAGCACCGGGGCGAACCTGGCCGCCGCCGACTCGGCGCTGCGCTGGGCGTCGGACTTCGCCGCCACCCACCGGGTCGCCGACCGGCCGCTGGCCGACCTGACGCCGACCCGGCGGCAGCTCGCCACGGCCGCCGCCACGCTGCTGGCGATGGAGGCCGGCGCGCTCGGCGCGGCCCGCGCGCTGCACCTCGCGCCGAAGGCGCAGGGGCTCTGGTCGAGCGTGGTGAAGCAGGTCTGCACGGACGCCTCGGCGGACGTCTTCCAGCGCTGCGGCGACCTGCTCGGCACCCACGCCCTGCTGCGGGAGGGCTTCGCCGCCGCCTTCGACACGTTCCGCCGGGACAACGCGGTGGTCCGGCACATCGACACCGGGCCGGTGGCGAACCTGCGCCTGGTCGGCACCGTGCTGACCCAGTGGGCGCTGACCGGCCAGCCCGGCTCCACGCTGGACACCGCCGCGCTGTTCGACCTGTCCACGCCACCGCCGCCGGTCCGGCTGGACGCGCTGGCGGTGGCCGGCCGGGACGACCCGGTCACCGGTGGCCTGCCGCTGGTCGCCGACCGGGTACGGGCCGAGCTCGCCGCCGTCGGCGGTCCGCTCGCCGACGCCGCCGCGCAGGCGGTCGCCCGGTTGCGTACCGCGCTGGCCGGTGAGCTCGCCCGGGTGGCCGGGCTGCTGGAGAGCCACCGGGGCCGGACCGCGCCGGACCTGCTGGAGGAGGCGGAACGGTTCTGCTTCCTGCACGCCGCCGCGAGCTGCGTGCACCTGTGGTGGGCCAACCGGGAGCAGCCGCTGCTGGGCGGCCGTGCCGGCGACCCGGCCTGGCTGGCCGCCACGGTCGGCGTCCTGCTGGCCCGGGCCCAGGGCGGCGTCTGGCGGCTCCCGGCCGACCTGGTGGAACCGACGTACCGGTCGCTGGCCCGGCTGCACGCCGACGGCCGGCTGCTCTCCGTGACCGCGCTGCCGCTGGCCGAACACGACCGCGCCGACAAGAGGAAGGGGGACCTCCCGTGA
- a CDS encoding TetR/AcrR family transcriptional regulator translates to MTERGPEAAVTGATRARYHHGNLRQALMDAAVDLIARHGVPGFSLNAAARAAGVSTAAPYRHFATKEALLAAVVERGWDQFGAALRDAAGRHPDDPLERLAALGRTYLEFAVDRPAVFRLLFGEREREPQRSAAGPATFATLLTCVRQAREQGQTRPGLDDRGVARSAWGLVHGLATLHIDDVLGVVEPDASPYRLGGAAIDLFIDGLRDRAPGPPGSPGSSARPGPGGVGGG, encoded by the coding sequence ATGACCGAGCGGGGACCGGAGGCGGCGGTGACCGGCGCGACCCGCGCCCGCTACCACCACGGAAACCTCCGGCAGGCGCTGATGGACGCCGCGGTCGACCTCATCGCCCGTCACGGCGTGCCGGGCTTCAGCCTCAACGCGGCGGCGCGGGCCGCGGGGGTGAGCACCGCCGCCCCGTACCGGCACTTCGCCACCAAGGAAGCGCTGCTGGCGGCCGTGGTGGAGCGCGGCTGGGACCAGTTCGGGGCGGCGCTGCGGGATGCCGCCGGGCGGCATCCCGACGATCCGCTGGAGCGGCTGGCCGCCCTCGGCCGGACGTACCTCGAATTCGCGGTCGACCGGCCGGCGGTGTTCCGGCTGCTCTTCGGCGAACGTGAGCGCGAGCCGCAGCGTTCCGCCGCCGGACCGGCCACCTTCGCCACCCTGCTGACCTGCGTACGGCAGGCGCGGGAGCAGGGCCAGACCCGGCCCGGCCTCGACGACCGGGGGGTCGCCCGGTCCGCGTGGGGGCTGGTGCACGGCCTGGCCACCCTGCACATCGACGACGTGCTGGGGGTCGTCGAGCCGGACGCCTCGCCGTACCGGCTGGGCGGCGCCGCCATCGACCTGTTCATCGACGGCCTGCGCGACCGTGCGCCGGGGCCCCCGGGGTCGCCAGGGTCGTCGGCCCGCCCGGGGCCGGGGGGCGTCGGCGGGGGCTGA
- a CDS encoding 4'-phosphopantetheinyl transferase superfamily protein: MSVLAPARRHPAPVGVRPRRTPDDGVADLVGATVWLLAESAVPRLAADLPPAEVLTTGELDRIGRLATSGARRRCLGARLMSRLLLARYAGTRPAALSFTTGRYGRPELSPNPWGLRFNLSHTEGLIACLVTRGAPCGVDVQGPLRPEALPYFRRALTDRELARLDAVEPGRRAAAVVDVWATKEAYTKALGAGLQYGFHRIEVHGVPDGPVAVHDPRLPVTRNRRWQFHLGHLNTGHTLAVAVRRPAPAPYPLSVRQLPEGVVR; this comes from the coding sequence GTGAGCGTCCTCGCGCCGGCGCGCCGGCACCCCGCCCCGGTCGGGGTCCGGCCACGACGGACGCCCGACGACGGGGTGGCCGACCTGGTCGGGGCGACGGTGTGGCTGCTGGCCGAGTCGGCGGTGCCCCGGCTCGCCGCGGACCTGCCCCCGGCCGAGGTGCTCACCACCGGCGAGCTGGACCGGATCGGCCGGCTGGCCACGTCGGGCGCGCGTCGCCGCTGCCTGGGCGCCCGGCTGATGAGCCGGCTGCTGCTGGCCCGGTACGCCGGGACTCGGCCGGCCGCGCTCTCCTTCACCACCGGCCGGTACGGCCGACCGGAGCTGTCGCCGAACCCGTGGGGGCTGCGCTTCAACCTCTCGCACACCGAGGGGCTGATCGCCTGCCTGGTCACCCGGGGGGCGCCCTGCGGCGTCGACGTGCAGGGTCCGCTGCGCCCGGAGGCGCTGCCGTACTTCCGCAGGGCCCTGACCGACCGGGAACTGGCCCGACTGGACGCCGTCGAGCCGGGTCGCCGGGCGGCGGCCGTCGTGGACGTCTGGGCGACGAAGGAGGCCTACACCAAGGCGCTCGGCGCCGGCCTCCAGTACGGCTTCCACCGCATCGAGGTGCACGGCGTGCCGGACGGCCCGGTCGCGGTGCACGACCCACGGCTGCCCGTGACCCGGAACCGTCGCTGGCAGTTCCACCTTGGACACCTGAACACCGGCCACACCCTGGCCGTCGCCGTCCGCCGGCCCGCGCCGGCCCCGTACCCGCTGTCCGTCCGACAGCTCCCGGAAGGAGTCGTCCGATGA